In Fusobacterium hwasookii, a single window of DNA contains:
- a CDS encoding PhzF family phenazine biosynthesis protein gives MKIFVCDAFSSKIFKGNQAGVVILEEKEDYPTETLMKNIAAELKHSETAFVKKIDNKKFKIRYFTPTEEVELCGHATISVFSILRELKLISSGKYIAETLAGSLEIVVDKDFIWMDMASPKIEYTFNLDEIKEIYSAFNLNIDQTSKNLIPKIVNTGLSDIIIPIENKETLDSFVMNKEKVIELSKKYKVVGAHLFTLDKCKKVTAFCRNIAPLVGIDEECATGTSNGALTHYLKDYNIISSKDINTFIQGESMGRASTILSRYKEDGMTIQVGGNAVISFECKLY, from the coding sequence ATGAAAATTTTTGTTTGTGATGCTTTTAGTTCTAAAATTTTTAAAGGAAATCAAGCTGGTGTTGTCATATTAGAAGAAAAAGAAGATTATCCTACTGAAACTTTAATGAAAAATATTGCAGCTGAATTAAAACATTCTGAAACTGCTTTTGTAAAGAAAATTGATAATAAAAAATTTAAAATTAGGTATTTTACTCCTACAGAAGAAGTAGAGCTATGTGGACATGCAACAATTTCTGTTTTTTCTATTTTAAGAGAATTAAAATTAATATCTAGTGGTAAATATATTGCTGAAACTTTGGCAGGTAGTTTAGAAATAGTAGTTGATAAAGATTTTATATGGATGGATATGGCTAGTCCTAAAATAGAATATACATTTAATTTAGATGAAATTAAAGAAATTTACTCTGCATTTAACTTAAATATAGACCAAACCTCTAAAAATTTAATTCCTAAGATTGTAAATACAGGTTTGAGTGATATTATTATCCCTATTGAGAATAAAGAAACTTTAGACAGTTTTGTTATGAATAAAGAAAAAGTTATAGAACTTTCAAAAAAATACAAAGTTGTAGGAGCTCACCTATTTACACTTGATAAATGCAAAAAAGTAACCGCTTTTTGTAGAAATATTGCTCCCTTGGTTGGTATAGATGAAGAATGTGCAACAGGTACATCAAATGGTGCTTTAACTCATTATTTAAAAGACTACAACATTATTTCAAGTAAAGATATAAATACTTTTATACAAGGTGAAAGTATGGGTAGAGCCTCAACTATATTAAGTAGATATAAAGAAGATGGAATGACTATACAGGTTGGAGGAAATGCTGTGATTTCTTTTGAGTGTAAACTTTATTAA